Proteins encoded together in one Oncorhynchus masou masou isolate Uvic2021 chromosome 3, UVic_Omas_1.1, whole genome shotgun sequence window:
- the znf622 gene encoding cytoplasmic 60S subunit biogenesis factor ZNF622 isoform X2, which yields MNIPINYDDEPAPTKVHATTMSSYTCISCRVAFADGEVQRAHYKTDWHRYNLKRKVADMPPVTAENFQERVLAQRAATEQQVTGATVSEGCTTCNKKFSSSNAYQNHLQSHKHQQAEKQALLAAQKKVEMMNEKNLEKGLGDDGKVDHNAKNEALQQALKPPQRPNPEKAQASGVERPAADKAKPEKPPRLQWFEGQAKKMEGEELATAEEEWEDVDGDNDMDDDDFEEDADETMEHEEGDGAASASPHHAVLPGAIPPTDCLFCPHHSHSLLKNLAHMTKVHSFFLPDLEFLINLKGLICYLGEKVGAGKVCLWCNEKGRSFYSTEAVQGHMTDKSHCKLFTDGDASLEFADFYDFRTSYPDQKEGDDAEMEDEELPDGKNIDYDDDTLELTLPSGAKIGHRSLMRYYKQRFGAPRTVALAHNRNAVGRVLRQYKALGWGGDMGKNSFHQNQKDMKFVQKMKSRWMLKIGMGNNSNKQTHFRLQVMF from the exons ATGAATATTCCTATTAACTACGATGACGAACCTGCCCCCACAAAAGTTCATG CCACAACCATGTCCTCGTATACCTGCATCAGCTGTCGTGTGGCCTTCGCAGATGGTGAGGTCCAGCGTGCTCACTACAAAACCGACTGGCACCGTTACAACCTGAAACGCAAAGTTGCCGACATGCCCCCTGTGACTGCAGAGAACTTCCAGGAGCGTGTGCTGGCGCAACGGGCCGCCACTGAACAACAGGTGACTGGCGCCACTGTCAGTGAGGGCTGCACCACGTGCAACAAGAAGTTTTCCAGCTCCAATGCCTACCAGAACCACCTGCAGTCCCACAAGCACCAGCAGGCAGAGAAGCAGGCCTTGCTGGCAGCCCAGAAGAAAGTGGAGATGATGAATGAGAAAAAcctggagaagggccttggggaCGACGGCAAGGTGGACCACAATGCCAAGAACGAAGCGCTACAACAGGCCCTAAAGCCGCCGCAACGGCCCAATCCGGAAAAGGCCCAGGCTTCAGGAGTGGAGAGGCCAGCAGCGGATAAGGCCAAGCCGGAGAAACCGCCCAGGCTGCAATGGTTTGAGGGGCAAGcgaagaagatggagggagaggaattgGCCACAGCAGAGGAAG AGTGGGAGGATGTGGATGGCGACAATGACATGGACGATGATGACTTTGAGGAAGATGCTGACGAAACCATGGAGCACGAGGAAGGGGATGGTGCTGCTTCGGCTTCCCCCCACCACGCCGTTCTACCAGGGGCCATCCCCCCCACGGACTGTTTGTTCTGCCCCCACCACTCTCACTCACTCCTCAAAAACCTGGCTCACATGACAAAAGTGCACAGCTTCTTCCTGCCTGACCTGGAATTTCTAATCAACCTCAAGGGACTAATTTGCTACCTGG GAGAGAAAGTGGGCGCTGGTAAGGTGTGTCTGTGGTGTAACGAGAAAGGCCGCTCCTTTTACTCCACTGAGGCAGTACAGGGCCACATGACCGACAAAAGCCACTGCAAGCTCTTCACCGACGGAGATGCATCGCTGGAGTTTGCCGACTTCTACGACTTCAG GACAAGTTATCCTGACCAGAAAGAGGGAGATGATGCTGAGATGGAGGATGAAGAGTTGCCGGACGGGAAGAACATAGACTACGATGATGATACGCTGGAGCTCACCCTTCCCTCAG GTGCTAAGATTGGCCACCGCTCTCTGATGCGATACTACAAGCAGCGTTTCGGCGCACCCAGGACTGTGGCGTTGGCCCACAACAGGAACGCAGTGGGTCGGGTACTCAGACAGTACAAGGCCCTGGGCTGGGGTGGAGACATGG GTAAAAACTCTTTCCATCAGAACCAGAAGGACATGAAGTTTGTCCAGAAGATGAAGTCAAGGTGGATGCTGAAGATAGGCATGGGCAACAACTCTAACAAACAGACCCACTTCAGGCTCCAAGTCATGTTCTAG
- the znf622 gene encoding cytoplasmic 60S subunit biogenesis factor ZNF622 isoform X1 → MNIPINYDDEPAPTKVHATTMSSYTCISCRVAFADGEVQRAHYKTDWHRYNLKRKVADMPPVTAENFQERVLAQRAATEQQVTGATVSEGCTTCNKKFSSSNAYQNHLQSHKHQQAEKQALLAAQKKVEMMNEKNLEKGLGDDGKVDHNAKNEALQQALKPPQRPNPEKAQASGVERPAADKAKPEKPPRLQWFEGQAKKMEGEELATAEEEEWEDVDGDNDMDDDDFEEDADETMEHEEGDGAASASPHHAVLPGAIPPTDCLFCPHHSHSLLKNLAHMTKVHSFFLPDLEFLINLKGLICYLGEKVGAGKVCLWCNEKGRSFYSTEAVQGHMTDKSHCKLFTDGDASLEFADFYDFRTSYPDQKEGDDAEMEDEELPDGKNIDYDDDTLELTLPSGAKIGHRSLMRYYKQRFGAPRTVALAHNRNAVGRVLRQYKALGWGGDMGKNSFHQNQKDMKFVQKMKSRWMLKIGMGNNSNKQTHFRLQVMF, encoded by the exons ATGAATATTCCTATTAACTACGATGACGAACCTGCCCCCACAAAAGTTCATG CCACAACCATGTCCTCGTATACCTGCATCAGCTGTCGTGTGGCCTTCGCAGATGGTGAGGTCCAGCGTGCTCACTACAAAACCGACTGGCACCGTTACAACCTGAAACGCAAAGTTGCCGACATGCCCCCTGTGACTGCAGAGAACTTCCAGGAGCGTGTGCTGGCGCAACGGGCCGCCACTGAACAACAGGTGACTGGCGCCACTGTCAGTGAGGGCTGCACCACGTGCAACAAGAAGTTTTCCAGCTCCAATGCCTACCAGAACCACCTGCAGTCCCACAAGCACCAGCAGGCAGAGAAGCAGGCCTTGCTGGCAGCCCAGAAGAAAGTGGAGATGATGAATGAGAAAAAcctggagaagggccttggggaCGACGGCAAGGTGGACCACAATGCCAAGAACGAAGCGCTACAACAGGCCCTAAAGCCGCCGCAACGGCCCAATCCGGAAAAGGCCCAGGCTTCAGGAGTGGAGAGGCCAGCAGCGGATAAGGCCAAGCCGGAGAAACCGCCCAGGCTGCAATGGTTTGAGGGGCAAGcgaagaagatggagggagaggaattgGCCACAGCAGAGGAAG AAGAGTGGGAGGATGTGGATGGCGACAATGACATGGACGATGATGACTTTGAGGAAGATGCTGACGAAACCATGGAGCACGAGGAAGGGGATGGTGCTGCTTCGGCTTCCCCCCACCACGCCGTTCTACCAGGGGCCATCCCCCCCACGGACTGTTTGTTCTGCCCCCACCACTCTCACTCACTCCTCAAAAACCTGGCTCACATGACAAAAGTGCACAGCTTCTTCCTGCCTGACCTGGAATTTCTAATCAACCTCAAGGGACTAATTTGCTACCTGG GAGAGAAAGTGGGCGCTGGTAAGGTGTGTCTGTGGTGTAACGAGAAAGGCCGCTCCTTTTACTCCACTGAGGCAGTACAGGGCCACATGACCGACAAAAGCCACTGCAAGCTCTTCACCGACGGAGATGCATCGCTGGAGTTTGCCGACTTCTACGACTTCAG GACAAGTTATCCTGACCAGAAAGAGGGAGATGATGCTGAGATGGAGGATGAAGAGTTGCCGGACGGGAAGAACATAGACTACGATGATGATACGCTGGAGCTCACCCTTCCCTCAG GTGCTAAGATTGGCCACCGCTCTCTGATGCGATACTACAAGCAGCGTTTCGGCGCACCCAGGACTGTGGCGTTGGCCCACAACAGGAACGCAGTGGGTCGGGTACTCAGACAGTACAAGGCCCTGGGCTGGGGTGGAGACATGG GTAAAAACTCTTTCCATCAGAACCAGAAGGACATGAAGTTTGTCCAGAAGATGAAGTCAAGGTGGATGCTGAAGATAGGCATGGGCAACAACTCTAACAAACAGACCCACTTCAGGCTCCAAGTCATGTTCTAG